The Paenibacillus yonginensis genome segment CAAATCGGGCGCTTCTCCTTATACGACCATTACGGTTGGAGGGCAGCCGGTGGTGGATGAGCGAAATACGGCTAAAATCCAGTTGAACCTAGTATCTCCGGAAGATGCAGGGTCTGCTGGAGGCACAACGGATAACGCCGAGGGAACCGAAGGAACGTCCGCTCCATAAGGTCTTATCGCATAACCGTTTTCTTCATAGGAAAGAATAACATTGCAACTGCTTGGGTCAGCCGGCAATGATCTTGACTATGAAGAGAGGTGGGCATTGTGATAACAAGCTGGATTGTAGCAGGGATCGGGATCATCGTATCGCTGATCGGCTACTACCTCACGCCAAATGCTTGGGGATACGGAATATTGGGATTCGGGTTGGCTCATATTGTGCTTGGCGTTTTGAACATGTTCCGAACGCCGGAAAGAAGCACACATTAAACTGAAGGACTCCGGACAGGCGCTTTTCTAAAGGGAAAAGCGCCTGTTTTGTGTTTATGAAGCCGGTGAGGTGAGCTTGCCCGCATCCCGCTTTGTTTTTAATGAGGCGGGTTTCAAGAAAATGGACTTGCAACGTTGTTTTTCCTATAATAGATAACACAAAACAGAGAAAAGGATAGTGATTTTATGGCTTCAGAAAGCTCATTTGATATTGTCTCCAAATTTGATATGCAGGAGCTAACCAACGCGATTAATCAGACGGAACGCGAAATTGATAACCGCTTTGACTTCAAGAACAGCAAAAGCAGCCTGACGCTGGAGAAGGATGCCCTGGTGATTGCATCGGATGATGAATATAAGCTGGGGGCAGTCATTGATATTTTACAGTCCAAAATGATTAAACGCGGTTTGCCGATCAAAAATCTCGATTACGGCAAGGTTGAACCGGCGTCCCTCGGGACGGTCCGCCAGCGCATCAAACTGAAACAGGGGATTGAACAGGATGTGGCTAGAAAAATCAATACGCTCATCCGGGATTCGAAGCTGAAAGTAAAAAGCCAGATCCAAGGGGACTCGATTCGGGTCACCGGTAAAAGCAAAGACGATCTTCAATCGGTGATGGCTCTGCTTAGAAATGCCGACATCCAGCTGGATCTTCAATTTACAAACTTTAAGTAATCGGCAGACTCAAGTAGTCACAGCCCCCGAATGGGGTTAATGATGTGATGTAATGCTGTAATGATCTTCTCCGAGGGATATTTTGACTCTGATTTTGCCGTATATTATACTTGTTAAGATATATTTTGGGTGTTCTTAGTCTGCATCTTTGGGGGAAATTATCATGAACGGCTTAGGGTCGAAAGAAGCAAGGACAAATAAGATCCGGAACTTGTACGGGGAGGATGAGTTGTGAATTTACCGAATAAAATAACGTTGTCCCGGATTTTTTTAATTCCGCTGATGCTGGTGTTTCTGCTGATCGATGAGAAGAACTTCAGCAGCCTGCATTGGGGGAACTATAGCCTGCCGCTGAATCAGCTGATTGCAGCGCTGCTGTTTATTGTGGCCGCGAGCACGGACGGAATTGACGGCTATTTGGCTCGCAAAAATAATATGGTCACGAATCTTGGGAAATTGCTGGACCCTCTTGCCGATAAGCTTTTGGTTGCGGCGGTTCTGGTATCCTTGACTGCCATGGGCAAATGCAGCGCGTGGATTTCGGTTATTATTATCAGCCGGGAGTTCGCGGTAACCGGACTTCGCGAGGTTGCCCTGCTGGAGGGTTCGGTCATTGCGGCGAGCAAATGGGGCAAAGCCAAA includes the following:
- a CDS encoding YajQ family cyclic di-GMP-binding protein, translated to MASESSFDIVSKFDMQELTNAINQTEREIDNRFDFKNSKSSLTLEKDALVIASDDEYKLGAVIDILQSKMIKRGLPIKNLDYGKVEPASLGTVRQRIKLKQGIEQDVARKINTLIRDSKLKVKSQIQGDSIRVTGKSKDDLQSVMALLRNADIQLDLQFTNFK
- the pgsA gene encoding CDP-diacylglycerol--glycerol-3-phosphate 3-phosphatidyltransferase; this translates as MNLPNKITLSRIFLIPLMLVFLLIDEKNFSSLHWGNYSLPLNQLIAALLFIVAASTDGIDGYLARKNNMVTNLGKLLDPLADKLLVAAVLVSLTAMGKCSAWISVIIISREFAVTGLREVALLEGSVIAASKWGKAKTITQIIAISALLLNNFPFEWINIPFDDIAIWLAAVITIYSGIDYFVKNKSILSLSKV